The sequence CTAAATATGGTAATTTTTCGTTATTGAAATCTGTCTCAAAGTAATTTTCGTTTTTAATAAATATCAATTTTTCGCCTTCTTTCCAATATTTAAATTTGAATGGTCCTGTCCCAATAGGATTTTCTCTAAAATCTTCGCCGTAATAAGCAACAATTTCTTTGGGCACAACCGAACAATATTGCATTGAAAGCAAACCGAGAAAAGCAGGAAATGGGGTTTTTAGTATTATTTCTATGGTAGTATCGTTGGGAGCGGAAAATCCATTTTTTGTGTTTTTGGCATGCTTGTCAACATTGTTGAATATCCAGGCACCCGGAGAAGCTACATCTGTATCTATAATTCTATTTAAACTAAAAACGAAGTCTGAAGCAACTACTTTTCTTGTATTATTATTCAGAAAAAGTTTGTGCTTGTGGAAAAAAACATCCTTCCGTAAAAAAAAACGATATAGTTTTCCATTTTCAGTAATTTCCCAATTTTTTGCAATACATGGAACAATATTCAGACTATCGTCCAGTTTTACCAAGCCGTTGAATAATTGATTGTTAGCCCAAATGATTGTTTGATTTTTTGCGAAAGCCGGGTCTAATGTTGCAATTCCTTTTGATTCATTGTATCGAAAAACTTTCCTTTTGTCTTGCGAAATTTCATTACTACAATTTGAAAAAGTTATACTTAATAGAATGAAAATTATATAATTTATTTTGTGATGCATGTTTATTTGTTTTTGAGATTCAAAATTTTTGTATTTTTGTCAAAAATTCTGATTATGCTTAGTCTAAATTTAATGATAGCTGCACATGTAGTTTTGATAATAATTGTTTCAATTGTTCTGGTGAAGTATGGAAATATTATAAATACATATTTGATTAGATTATTTAACAAATCAAATAAAACTATTGCAAAAGTAAATAACAATATTCGAATATCTCAAATGAGAAAAATTGAAGACAGCATAGAGCGGAAGCATAAAAGAAAAAAATCTCATCGTTCAAAATCACCTAAATCAACCGATTGACAATACTTGCGTTTCAAATCAATTGCATCAATATAGTTTAATTTGATTGCTTTGTCCCAATCTGAACAAGCATCGTTATCTTTCTTAAGATTCAATCTCGCTAATCCTCTGTTATAATATACCTTACCTTCGTTAGGAGATAGGTCTAATGCTTGCGAATAGTCGTTTTCGGCATTTTCAAACTGTTTAACTTGCATATATGTATTTGCTCTGGCAATGAAACTTTTTGTGCTCGAAGGATCGGAAGAAAGAATTTCTGAAAAATTATCTAATGCCTCATTATATTTCTCTATATGAAAATTTGAAATCCCTAAATTGTAAATTGCTTCATAATCAAGATGATAATACTCTAAATAGTTTTCAAAGTCTTTTTTTGCATTTGAATATTGTTTAAATTTAAGTTCAATTTTTGCTCTTTCAAAAACTAATAAAACACTTTCTGGAGACAATGAAATAGCCATATTTATATCTTCCATTGCTTTTTTCTTTTTGGCTTGAAGCGAATATAATTTCGCTCTGTCAAGATAATAGTTCGCATTTTTTGATTTCAATTCTATGACTTTATTCATGTCCTCAATAGCAAATTTGTATTGTTTTAAAGAGCTTAAAACTTTGGCACGTAAGTAATAAGCCTTATAATTTCTCTTATGATTATCCAAAATTTTATCTAAAATGTCAAGTGCTTCGTTTGTTTTATTATTTTCGAATAAATTGCTGGCTTCGTCTATGGACAACTCTAATTTGCTATACCAATCTTTTTCCCATAAAATATTCCACTCCTTTGTATTTTGAACATTATTTAGATTTTTGTCTAATCTTATGAAGCTTTTTGGTTTTTTGTATTTTGAATTTAGATGTTGTTCTAAATGTTCTATGGCTTCTTTTATATTTCCAATTTTTGAAAAACAAATAGCTAAATTGTAACATACAGAATTAGCGACTAATTTGTTTACTATCAGTAAATCTTCAATTGCTTTTTCAACTTGATTGCTATTAAGAAAACATTGTGCTCTATTTTGTAAAGCAAAGATATTATTCGGAGAATTTTCTAATACTTCAGTAAAATTTTGAATTGCTTCGGAATATTTCTTATAAAAAAGGTTTGCTGCGCCATAATTAAGCATGTCATATTTGTCTTGAGCAATAGTGTCTTTTCCAAGAAATACTGATGTAAATATGATAATATATAAGATTTTTTTCATGCTGAAAGAATTAAATTTATTGAGTCTTTGGAGTTTCTTTTGCTCCAATTACATGCACGAAGCCAGTGAGAGTGCGATGTTCGATTCCACTAAGGCGAGTGTTGTACACATCGCAAGTATAGAAATATACGCCATCGGGAACGAGTTTTCCATTTTCCATATATCTGCCATCCCATTGTATTTTCGGATTTTCTGTTTGGAAAACCAAAACTCCCCAGCGATTAAAAATCTTCATTTCTACTTTGTCAACGAAACTATATCGTGAAACAAATAGATCGAAAATTTCGTCTCCGTTTGGAGTAAAAACATTGGGTAGCTCAAAATCGAAACATTCGTCTATGCAATATTTTGTTGTCAATTGGCTTTCGTTGCCAAAGGAATCTATAGCAGTAACTGCATAACAACCAGCCATTGATATGAACGAATCGGGAAATAATTGATGTGAAAAACTTGTAATATTTATTGAGTTGATTGAAGCAATTGAATCTAATTCTTGATTTAAATTAGGAGAATAGTAAACAATATAGCTCAATGCATCATCGCTACAATATGTGTTAGGGTTATTCCAATTTAGAGTATTAACCAGATTTTCGCAATCGGATGTAATATTCACAACCGGTAAGCATGGAGGAACTGTATCAATAGGAGATTTGCAATTTATTTGCGACAAATTTACAATTGGATCTATAATTCCATCAACCATATAGCTACCGATACTTTTTATGTAGTAGCAATAATTTGTGTCATTTTTCAGATTAATATCAACAAAATCAAGTGTTTCTGTAAATTCAATAGAATCGAAATCGAGCGTAGGACTTTGACGATAAACCACAAAAATTGAATCAATCCATGGTGTGTTTTTTTCAAAAAGTAATTGCAATTCGTTGTCGGCAGCATAAATTTGCAGAAAAACAGAGGAAGCAATTTGAGGAGCACCAATTAAACTATCATCTCTATAAAGTTCAACCTTATAGGAATGTGGATTTTCCAATGTATTCAATAATGTATCAATAAAAATTGTATCTTCTAATCCGGAATTCATTTCAACGAAATTAAGGTTTGTTCCCCAAAGATCTTCCGAATGGTAAATTTTGTAATGATAATTGCCTGGAATTGTATCATACTCCACAGGTTTTGCCCAGGCAAGAAAAATGGAACCATTCGAAATGTCTGTATTCCTGACACTTACGTTTGTGATTGTTGGAATTCCTCTCACCAATTCTGTACATTCCTCTGTAGAGGAATAACTTTCTGCATTATCGCTAAAATACGAAATTATTCTATAGCAATAAATATAGCCTTGTTTCAAACCCTGTCCATTGTCGTTGTCCAAAAAAAATGTATTTTCCACTCCTGTGATATTTGCAATTTCAACGAAACCAGTATATTCCGGAACGCCGGTAATGCAACTATCAGGCATAAAATCGGAGCTTCCATATTTGCGATATATTTTATACCCAACTGCTTCATTACAAATAGCTTGGTCCCAATTCAATTGAATGGAATTATTCGAAGCTTCAAGTTGCAAATTTTTTGGTTCGGGAGAAATAACTTTTATATTTATATGCTTAATATCGACTAAACTTAAATCATTGTTATTGTCTTTTGCTTTAAAAATTACTTGATAAGGCTGCTTTCTCACATGCTTGCATTTTGTCTGCCACGAAAACAAACCGCTTGCATAGCCATCCTGCGAAATAGTTTGAGTGAAAAATGCAGAATCTTCAGAAAATTCTATTGGGCCACCAATTCCTGTTAGGATAATAATGTCGTTATCTGGGTCGGTAGCAACCACATCAAATTCCAGCAAAGTACCAGCAAGCACACAAATTTCTTCTTGAGGAACAATTTCAGGTGGCAGGTTTTCAGTAGAATCTACTTCAATTTGCATATCTCGAATGATTTCTCCAATTTTATAACCGTCTCGCCATTCTTCAATTGCCATTG is a genomic window of Bacteroidota bacterium containing:
- a CDS encoding tetratricopeptide repeat protein — encoded protein: MKKILYIIIFTSVFLGKDTIAQDKYDMLNYGAANLFYKKYSEAIQNFTEVLENSPNNIFALQNRAQCFLNSNQVEKAIEDLLIVNKLVANSVCYNLAICFSKIGNIKEAIEHLEQHLNSKYKKPKSFIRLDKNLNNVQNTKEWNILWEKDWYSKLELSIDEASNLFENNKTNEALDILDKILDNHKRNYKAYYLRAKVLSSLKQYKFAIEDMNKVIELKSKNANYYLDRAKLYSLQAKKKKAMEDINMAISLSPESVLLVFERAKIELKFKQYSNAKKDFENYLEYYHLDYEAIYNLGISNFHIEKYNEALDNFSEILSSDPSSTKSFIARANTYMQVKQFENAENDYSQALDLSPNEGKVYYNRGLARLNLKKDNDACSDWDKAIKLNYIDAIDLKRKYCQSVDLGDFER
- a CDS encoding gliding motility-associated C-terminal domain-containing protein, which codes for MKKIVFAIIILMHVHQAFSTHNRAGEITYRQIDGLKYEFTITTYTYTLSFADRHELLVDWGDNTSSNAPRVSKVDIGDYYYHNTYIAEHVFAGPGIYNIVVEDPNRNYGVQNIPNSVNIVFAIRTTLFINPLLGNNSTPVLFNPPVDKAALHRVFIHNPGAYDYDGDSLSFKIATCLGANGVEIANYSLPPFQNSLYVDEITGDLIWDYPTQLGIYNIAMAIEEWRDGYKIGEIIRDMQIEVDSTENLPPEIVPQEEICVLAGTLLEFDVVATDPDNDIIILTGIGGPIEFSEDSAFFTQTISQDGYASGLFSWQTKCKHVRKQPYQVIFKAKDNNNDLSLVDIKHINIKVISPEPKNLQLEASNNSIQLNWDQAICNEAVGYKIYRKYGSSDFMPDSCITGVPEYTGFVEIANITGVENTFFLDNDNGQGLKQGYIYCYRIISYFSDNAESYSSTEECTELVRGIPTITNVSVRNTDISNGSIFLAWAKPVEYDTIPGNYHYKIYHSEDLWGTNLNFVEMNSGLEDTIFIDTLLNTLENPHSYKVELYRDDSLIGAPQIASSVFLQIYAADNELQLLFEKNTPWIDSIFVVYRQSPTLDFDSIEFTETLDFVDINLKNDTNYCYYIKSIGSYMVDGIIDPIVNLSQINCKSPIDTVPPCLPVVNITSDCENLVNTLNWNNPNTYCSDDALSYIVYYSPNLNQELDSIASINSINITSFSHQLFPDSFISMAGCYAVTAIDSFGNESQLTTKYCIDECFDFELPNVFTPNGDEIFDLFVSRYSFVDKVEMKIFNRWGVLVFQTENPKIQWDGRYMENGKLVPDGVYFYTCDVYNTRLSGIEHRTLTGFVHVIGAKETPKTQ